The genomic interval CCTTTTGTACTGCTTATTCAAAGTGTGGAAGGACGGCATGATGGGGAGGAAGGTAGTGTGGAGATCAGGACCAGTCAGCCATTGGTGTCCGAAAATATCAAGAACTATATCAAGATCGACCCTGAAATGAATTATTCCGTCGAGCTCACCGAATCGGGAGCCTTGATCCGGAGTGAAGCATTCAATGTGGAAAAGAGCTATACCGTGAATTTTCTGAAAGGACTTCGCGGAAGACTGGGAGGTGTATTAAAGGAAGAGGTATCACAACAGGTTGCATTTGGGGAATTGGAATCAGGGATCAATTTTACCAATAACAAGGGCATCTACCTTTCCAAACAAGGGGCCAGAAACCTGGAGATCCGTATCACCAATACCCCCAAGGTAAAATTGATCGTTTCAAAGGTTTATGAGAATAACCTCCTGCTGGCCCAACGCTATGGGTATTCGCCACGCGAGAAGAATTCCTATTATGGCGATTATTATGAAGATGAATATTCTTACGCGAGTTTTTCCGATATGGTTTTGGGTGATGTGATCTATGAAAAGGAGATCGATACCCGGAGCCTTCCACGAAGTGGGGGCGGACACCTGCTCAACTTCGCCCAATTTGAAGACCGGCTTCCTGATTTCAATGGTATCTACCATGTGGTGGTGCGCTCAACCGAAAGTTATTGGGTGCAGGACAGCCGTTTTGTTTCCGTATCCGATATAGGGTTGATTGCCCGGGAAGGGACAGACAAAATGTTGGTATTTGCCAATTCGATCAAGACTGCGAACGCGCTGGCCGGGGTGAATATCATGGTGTATGGAGGTAATAACCAACTTTTAGGTACGGGGGCCACCAATAGTGATGGCGTGGCAGAGATCGAAATGGCAAAGAAAGAATATAGTGGTTTCAAGCCTGCGATGATCATTGCCAAGACGGCAGATGATTTCAATTACCTGCCTTTTAATTCCACACGGGTAAATACTTCCCGGTTTGAAGTGGGTGGAAAACGAAACAACCCGACAGGGCTCGATACCTATATCTATGCAGAAAGGGATATTTATCGTCCCGGAGAGAAGATCAATTTCTCCGTCATTATCCGCGACCGTCAATGGAAAAGCCCGGGTGAGATACCCGTATTGCTGAAGATGCTCATGCCAAATGGTAAGGAATTGAAAACCTTCCGGAAGACACTGAACGAAGAAGGAAGTATCGAAGGCGCGGTTGATCTGGCCACTTCCGCTATTACCGGTGGATATACTTTGGAAGTTTATTCCTCCAATGAGGTTTTGTTGGGAACACAAAGTTTCAATGTGGAAGAATTTGTGCCTGACCGTATCCGGGTTCAATCCAAATTGGATAAGGAATCGATTCAGACCGGGGAAACGGCTAATGTACAGGTGACGGCCACCAATTTCTTTGGGCCACCTGCCGCCAATCGTAACTATGAGTTGGAGATACAGGTAAGAAGACAATATTTTTCACCGGAAAAATTCGAAGGGTATAATTTCAACCTGGAGAATATGAGCTCGGTGTTTGATAAAAATGTGTCACAAGGTCAAACCGATGCCAATGGTCAGGTTTCAGGTTCCTATACCCTGACCGATATTTTAAAGAATATGGGTCTTCTCCAGGCGGTCTTTTATACTACCGTTTTTGATGAAACAGGAAGACCGGTAAGCCGAAGCTCCAGTCTGAACTTATATACCCAACCTGTATTCTTTGGTATTCAACGCGAAGGATATTACTATCAGCCTTTGAACACGGCAGCCAAATTCAAGTTGGCAGCGGTGAACAAAGGGGGGGCAGCCACTTCCGCGTCGGCCAAAGTCCAGGTGATCAAACATGAGTACCATACCAACCTGGTCAAAAGCGGAGGGTATTTCCGTTATGAATCACAGAAAGAAGATAAGTTGATGGAAGAAAAGACCTTGTCCATAGGTAATGGGTCCAGTTATTCCTATGTACCCCGTTCACCGGGCGATTACGAGATCCGTGTGTATGCTCCCGATGCCAATACCTATGTCAGTGAATCATTTTATAGTTATGGCAATTGGGGTTGGGGCAATTCCAACAGCACATTTGAAGTGAATAATGAAGGCCATATCGATATTGCCCTTGATAAGGGGAAGAACCCTTATTTTACCAACGAAACAGCTGTGGTCACATTCAAAGCTCCCTTTGATGGGCGTATGCTGGTGACCATGGAAACTGATAAGATTGTTTCCTATCATTATGTCAACGTAGAGAAACGTACCGCGCAATTAAATCTTCCCATTTCTGCGGATCACCTGCCAAATGTATATGTCACCGCCACGCTGATCAAGCCGCATGAACTGACCGATATGCCGCTGACCGTGGCACATGGCTATCAGAACCTCCAGGTGGAAGATAAATCCAGGAAGATTGCTGTTGAAATCGAAGCAAAGAAAACCGTTCGCTCACGTACCAGTCAGGAGATCACGGTAAAGGCAACTCCTGGTAGTTATGTCACTCTTTCGGCGGTAGACAATGGTGTATTACAGGTGAGTAGTTTTAAGACACCAAATCCGTATGATCATTTTTACAGCAAAAAAGCCTTGCAGGTAAATGGATATGACATCTATCCCTTACTGTTTCCTGAAGTGCGCGGTCGGCTCAGCAGTACAGGTGGGGATGGTGATCTTTCCATGGAAAAAAGGGTCAATCCAATGCCTGCAAAACGCATCAAAGTGGTTTCATTCTGGAGTGGGATTTCAAAGGCCAATGGCAGTGGTGAGGCAAAATTCAATGTGCAGGTGCCACAGTTCAGCGGAGAGATACGCCTGATGGCCGTGGCCTATAAAGGATCAAGTTTTGGTGCAGGAGAAAATACAATGACCGTTGCAGATCCCGTTGTGATCAGTACAGCACTTCCCCGGTTTTTAAGTCCGGGCGATACGGTCACGGTGCCTGTTACGCTAAGTAATACTACCGCAAAAGCAGCTACGGTAAGTGCGCAGTTAAAGACCGATGGCCCTCTGAAGGTGCTGGGTGGAACAACACAATCCGTAGACCTGGCAGCCAATAGTGAGGGCCGGGCCACCTTCCGTATTGTGGCCGACCCCGTGATGGCTGTTTCCAAAGTACGCGTGGAGGTAAATGGTATGGGTGAAAAATTCTTTGATGAAACAGAGATATCGATCCGTCCAGCCAGCACCCTGCAAAAAGTGACAGGAAGCGGAATGGTGAAAGGTGGCTCCACACAGGCGGTACAAATAGGGCTTGGTGATTTTATTCCATCCAGTGTGGATTACAAGTTAGTGGTAAGCCGGAGCCCTGTATTGGAATGGGGTAAACAATTGGAATACCTGGTTCAGTATCCATACGGTTGTACCGAGCAAACAGTATCAGCCGCCTTCCCCCAACTGTATTTTGGCGACCTGGTGGATGTGATGAACAAAAAGGGTGTTGCCGCCTCCAATGCGAATTACAATGTGATGGAGGCCATTCGCAAGATAAAAATGCGCCAGGTGGAAAACGGGGCACTGACCTTGTGGGATGGAGAGGGCTATCCCCATTGGTGGACGACCGTCTATGCCACCCACTTCTTACTCGAAGCACGCAAGGCCGGGTTCACCGTGGAGAACAGTTTACTGGATCCTATGCTGGCCTATCTGACCAACCGGTTAAGAAATCGCGAAACCATCGCCTATTATTATAACAGGGATCAAAACAGGAAGATCGCACCCAAGGAAGTGCCTTATAGTTTGTTTGTACTGGCCCTTGCCGGTCGCTCAAATATTCCTTCCATGAATTATTATAAGGCCAATCCTGATCTGCTCGCGATAGATGGCAAGTACCTGCTCTCTGCAGCCTATGCCATCGCCGGGGATAAGAAATCATTTACCAGTATGCTGCCCACGGCTTTTGTGGGAGAAGAATCGGTTTCTCAAGCCGGTGGCAGCTGGTATTCGGATCTGCGCGATGAAGGGATAGCCCTGAATGCGTTATTGGAAGTGGATCCGGCCAATAAGCAGATCGGAGTAATGGCCAGACATGTCAGTGATAAATTAAAATCACGGGAGTGGTTGAGCACACAGGAGCGTTCCTTTGGTTTTCTTGCCTTGGGCAAGATCGCAAGAGCCGCAGCACAATCTGACGCCACAGCTGAAATTAAAGTGGGAGGAAAGACCATTGCGAAGGTGGATGGTGGAAACTGGACTGGTGTGAAGGCAGCCCTTAAAGGAAGCAATATTGAAATTGTGGCAAAAGGGAATGGACAACTGTATTATTTCTGGGAAGCTGAGGGAATCAGCGCGACTGGTAGTTATAAGGAAGAGGACAGCTATCTCAAAGTTCGCCGTCGCTTTTATGACCGTTTTGGAAAAGAGCTTAGTGGTTCATCCTTTAAACAAAATGACCTGATCGTGATCGGGGTGAGTCTGGAGAAATCCTATTCCGGTACGGTGGAGAACGTTGTGATCACTGATCTTTTGCCCGCCGGGTTTGAGATCGAGAACCCACGGACCAAGGAGATCCCCGGAATGGATTGGATCAAGGATGGTTATTCACCTACGGCATTGGATGTTCGTGACGACCGCATTCACTTCTTTATTGATATGGCCAATAATAAACAGACTTATTATTATGCAGTAAGGGCTGTTTCTCCGGGATACTATCGAATGGGCCCTGTAAGTGCGGATGCAATGTACAAAGGCGAGTATCATTCGTATCATGGGGCGAGGATGGTGAGGATAGATGACAGATGACGGAGGACAGATGACGGATGTTGGATGATGGATGATGGATGTTGGATGTTGGATGACGGATGACGGATGACGGATGACGGATGACGGATGACGGATGTTGGATGTTGGAGGGCAGATGGCGGATCGTGGCTGTCATCTGTCATCAGTCCTCCGTCATCCCCCTCCCCCAAAAACAAAAAAGTCCTCCAAAAGAGGACTTTTCTTCTTACAAGGACTTATAAAGAGGTTCAGTAATTATCTCTGAATCCACCACGGTCGCGGTTATAACCACCGCCGCCGCCGTTGCCGCCTTTACGGAAGCCGCCACCGCCGCCACCGCCAAAGCTTCTCTTCTTGAATCCACCGCTGCCGCCGCTGCCGCCTTCTTTAGGACGGCTTTCATTCACGACCAGGTTACGGCCTTCAACTTCGCTGCCATTCAGCTGTGCGATTGCCGCTTGCGCTTCTTCGTCGTTCGGCATTTCTACAAAACCGAACCCTTTGCTGCGCTGGGTGAATTTGTCGGTAACGATTTTGGCGGAGCTCACCTCGCCAAATTGTGCAAATAAGTTGGACAAGTCCTGATCTTTGAGACCCCAACTAAGGTTTCCTACGTAAATGTTCATGAAAAAAAAGGTTTTAAATAAAAAATAGTGCAACAGTGAAACAATCAACCTTCGAACATTCGCTGGAAAAAAAGGAATCGTTCAGAAGACTTGTGAAACTGACAGAGCACCAATACAGTACAAAATAACGTATTTTTTTACAGAAAATTATCAGAACAAAAAAATCCGCTGAAAATCAGCGGATTTTATAAGTCGTTAAGATAGAGTCAGTTATTCAGCCACCACTTCAAATTCCACCTCGGTCGTTTTTCCGCCACCAAAGTCAATGCTGGCCTTATAGGAACCCAGTTCCTTAACATCATCATTGATTGATATGCGTTTACGATCGATTTCATAACCTTTTTGGTCGCGGATAGCCCGGCTTAATTGCAGGGAGGTCACGCTACCAAAGATCTTACCACTGGTACCGGTTTTGGCACCAACTTTCAGCGGGGATTCGCTCAATTTGGCAACCACATTGTTGATCTCGGCGAGCATGGCATCCTCTTTTTTCTTCTGCACTTTCAGCCATTCGTCGAGTTGCTTGCGGTTTCCGGGGTTGGCTTCCACGGCTTTCTTCTGGGGGATCAGATAGTTGCGGGCATAACCATTGCGTACCCGTACAACCTCATTTTTGCCACCCAGGTGATCTACGTCTTGAATCAGTATTACTTCCATGGGCTCCTCCTTATTTTAATAAATCGGTTACATACGGCAATAACGCCATCTGGCGGGCTTTTTTGATGGCTTCACCCACCAGACGCTGATACTTCAGAGAGTTACCAGTGATCCGACGAGGGAGCATCTTGCCCTGCTCATTCAAAAATTTCTTCAGGAACTCTACATCTTTGTAGTCAATGTAGCGGATGCCATATTTTTTAAACCGACAATACTTTTTAACGTGCGTATCGGTTTTAATGGCGGTCAGGTATTTGATCTCATTCTTTGCCATGTCTTAAGCCTCCACTGCTTTTTCGGTTCCTGTAGAAACGCCACTTCTCTTTCTTGCGTTGTACTCGACGGCGTATTTATCGAGTTTGGTCAACAGTTGACGAAGCACATGGTCGTCACGAAGAAGCTGGATCTTCAGCTTCTCATTGAAGTCGGATGGCGCAGAATATTCCAACACCCAGTAAAGACCTGTGGTCTTTTTCTGAATGGGATACGCCAGTGATTTTAATCCCCAGGGATTCGTATGCACCACCTTCCCGCCGTTGTTCGACAGAAAGTCGATGTACTTCTTCTGTTCTGCTTTGAAGTCTTCTTCACTCAGAACAGGGGTAAAAATCACCATCAATTCGTAATTGTTCATTACCCTGTTTTTTGTTAATAAAATTGTTTAAAAATGGGCTGCAAAGATAGGCAGTTTGGGGGGAATTATTGATTAATAATTACTAATTATTGAATGTGGCGGAGTAAACCCCGCCACAAACAATAATTAGTAATTAATAATCAACAAATTAGAAGGTTTTTGCTCCTTATTACCGAAGCTTCAAACCTCTTAAAACCACGCGCTCCGGCCCTTGGATCACCTCGATAAAGTAGAGACCGGCATGGTAGTTCTGGCCGATAAACACCTGGGTGGTTCCGGCAGGTACCTGACGCAGTTCCACGAGGCGGCCAAAAATATCACGTACACGGATCACAATCGGATCGGTCGGGTTATTTGACTGTATGTTCAACCGGAACTGGTTCACAGTCGGGTTGGGTGCCAAACTTACTTTCAGGAGATAATCAGGTACACCGTTCTCTGAACAGCTTCCTAATACCGCACCTTGCCCGATCCAGAAAGGAACAAGAGCCGGGAATACTTCAAGTGTATTGGCCACACCAGTTGGCTTATAGCAGATGATCACTTTGTCACCTCTTTTTCCTCCTCTCACATTTTTCACCTGGATCATTAAACTATCCATGGCCTGGCAACCATTGGCATCGGTGATGGTCACTTTGTATTGGGTATTGGTGGTTGGGCTCACCTGGATGCTGGCATTGGTACTTCCGGTTGACCAGCTATACCCATACGGAGCTGTACCACCGGCTGCGGTTGCATTCAAGGTGGCAGTTGACGCCGGTGCATATCCGATATACACGGTATTGGCCATTGTACCTGCGGGCAATACATACACATCGGGAATCAACACAGATGGCGCTTCATTTACAGTTACCGTTGTTTGGCAGGTAACGCTGTTACCCCAGCTATCGGTGGCGGTCCAATTGATCACACTTACACCGATATTGAAGAGGCCGCTGGCATCATTCGCATTTCCACTTCTTTCGGTGGCACCTGTAATGGTATAGGTATAGATCAATTCGGTATCGCAATCGTCGTTGGCTACAAAGGCTGGTACCGTATACGTGTCTGTTCCATTGGCACAGAACTGAACGGTTGCGGTACATGAACCAACCGTTGGTGCGGTGGTATTGCGGAAAATATAGCGTGAAAAAGCAGGGTAGTGGTCTGTAGTGGTAGAACCATAATTGGTAACCAGGCCAGCCACATCGCTCAACAAGGCGGCAGAATTGGGAATATAATAGGGAAGCAGGTCATTCGACACCACCACATGATCGATCACATCATTATAGCTCACAGTCGATTTTTTACCTGCCAGGCTCAATGGTTTAGTAATGGCCTCAAAATTCACCACATCATCGGTAAAGGAGTTCCAGGATGTAGTGGTGAACCCGGCGGTAATGGACTGATCCAGGTCATCATTGAAATCACCCAGGATGATGATCGGGTCTTCAGGATAAAGCTGGGTCAGGGTTTGATACAAGGTGTCTGCACCCCGCTTGCGACGCTCATAGGACGTAGCCGTAGGTGAGGTATTCGCTTTCGCGTGTACCAGAATGAAACGCATCCGCTTGGTGATGCAATTCAAGGTTACATCGGCGGTCATCATATAGGGGAAACGTCCACTGGCCCAATAGTTATAAGCCGGATTGGAAATATCAGCCGCGGAATTGATTCCCTGTGTCAGCAACGGTTCGGTAGTGATATTGCTAAACACACTGGTCTTGTACACAAAGGCTTCTTTCTGTGCTTCCGACAATGGTCCCGGGTTGGGGGCATTTGGATTGGTATGCGAACCATAATCGCAAACCACATAGGCATATCCGGGCATTTGGGCAACCACCTGCGCCAGTCGGTTCTCATCCACCACTTCCACTAAGCCATACACATCAGCACCGATATTCTGCAGGATGGTTTGTACATTTTGTTGCTGCTGGTTCTCATTGGTGGGACCATTGGCCGTACTGCCAAACCATTCAATATTCCAGTTCACCACTTCAAGCGTGGTGGCCGGATCGATGCTCGTGCCTTTCAACCCAATGCTGTCGAGCAGACCCGAAGTGGAGATATGGATCAACCCGGTAAAATCCTCGTTGTTCTGACCGGGAGCAAATCGAACATAAACGGTTATTACTTCATCATTGGCCTCTGCCTGAGTGTAGGTAAGCGAAGAGGAGAAACTGTTCGCATCCTTCGACAGAAGGAAATCACCCGTAACATCCAGTGTCACATCACCTGTAAGGTCGTTGCCAATGAAGGTGATCGCTTTTTCGGCGGTTTGACCAGCCGGAACAAAAGGATACAACACATCACGGTTACCCAGGGTCAGACTTGGTGGTGGAGGTGTGGGTGAATTCAACAGGGAAAGATCATCCAATGTCCAGCGTGCACCATCATCATCGGTAGAGGTGTACACAAAAGCAATATGGACATTCGCTTGTTTGTAAGCGGTCAGGTTGATATTTTCAGAAAGTGTCCACACATTCGAAGCTTGTGCGGGGAACTTGCCATTGAGGTCGGTCCAGGTAGCCAGGGCAGGATCGCCACCGGTATAATCGGTGGACACCTTTAACAGTAGCGGTTTACCATTGAAGGCAGCACGGCTCCAGAAGGACAACAGCGGATAGGTGGTTCCCGTCAGGTCAAAAGCGGGAGAGATCAACCAATCCACATTGGGTACATTGGTTCCTCCTGAGAAACCATTGATCTGAACGCCATTCGCGAGAGAACCGGTATTGTTATTTGGATCACGGCCAAAAGTGGTACAGGCCCAGGTGATGGCACCGGTGACGCTGTATTGAGTAAACCCATCGGATAAATTGCTGGTACAGGTATTGAAATCAGCAGCAAAAAAGGTAGTACCGGTTGTAAAGGTCCAGTCATTGCCACTTGTTCCACTATATGGGTTAGAGGAAAGATCAATTAAGGCACCATTGCTTATCTCCACCTGAATGGTGGTATTCACGGGCAGATTTACCAATGGGAAGGTGACCGTGTTTCCATTGACAGAAACAGAAGCGCTTGTGACATCGAGGCTGGTTATTACACTATTATCCCCGGCGTTACGCAGTGTAATAGTGCCCGTTCCTTTTTGTACAGGTTCATTAAAGCTAATGCTGGCGGCTCCATTGGTAGAAACATTTGTACTGCCATTGGCAGGCGAATAGGTGGTTACCGCGGGGGCAGTAAGATCAACCGGGTTGGCTTCGATGGTAACATCATCAATGGCCAGGCCATCGTCTGCACCAGAGGCATTGAAATCGTTCCAGCGAATATGGAAAGTGGCACCATCAGGAATGGCGATACCATTGATCGTAACAGATACCAGGCTGCGGTTGGCGGCCAGGTTGCCATCCAGGGCGCCTGCGGTTCCGGCTTGAGTGGGGGAGATGAAATCCAATCCATCTACATCGATCCAGGTACCGGTTCCCAGGTTGGTGGCATCAAGGCTGTATTGGAAATCGAGCCGGTCAGCCCTTCCTGCTGTTCCCAGTCTCCATTGTTCACCGGTGAATGTAATACCGAGACGGGTAATGGTGGTTCCGGTATTATTGATGATACCGGCTCCGACAGAAGGAATAACACTTCCGGATTGCAATCCGCCAAAAGCTCTTTCATTGCTGCCACTGGCACCAAAGCTATAGGTATTACCTGCATTGGAAGAACCCGTGCCTACTCCATAGGTCGTGTTGGCACCGCTTCCTGTTTCAAGGAATAACCAACCATTCGGTACAGTAGAACCTGTGGTGGCTACGCCTTCCAGGGTATTGAAATCTTGTGTATAGGGAGCCAGGGTCAGAAATATCGGTGTGGGAGGAGGTACTTCATCATCGGCAA from Chitinophagales bacterium carries:
- a CDS encoding alpha-2-macroglobulin family protein; the encoded protein is MRLRLLSLFLLSTGVLTLSCNRNAVVLDSTNAKDEVPRLTNLNFRFSKSLAPDSLLNSWDSTEYIKFEPAIPGRFRWESPDMLVFSPAAPLAPATTYKAKMTNEVLRYSKFGKVEKADKIEFHTPHLTVDDLQVFWTAKDESGKNAYPQVDLFFNYPVKPEEIKDKLTITVDGKEKEFTLLTQSPENKLSVSINNLTVEDKDYQVKVTLGKGIKPLEGNNSTPDDLVENFNIPSPFVLLIQSVEGRHDGEEGSVEIRTSQPLVSENIKNYIKIDPEMNYSVELTESGALIRSEAFNVEKSYTVNFLKGLRGRLGGVLKEEVSQQVAFGELESGINFTNNKGIYLSKQGARNLEIRITNTPKVKLIVSKVYENNLLLAQRYGYSPREKNSYYGDYYEDEYSYASFSDMVLGDVIYEKEIDTRSLPRSGGGHLLNFAQFEDRLPDFNGIYHVVVRSTESYWVQDSRFVSVSDIGLIAREGTDKMLVFANSIKTANALAGVNIMVYGGNNQLLGTGATNSDGVAEIEMAKKEYSGFKPAMIIAKTADDFNYLPFNSTRVNTSRFEVGGKRNNPTGLDTYIYAERDIYRPGEKINFSVIIRDRQWKSPGEIPVLLKMLMPNGKELKTFRKTLNEEGSIEGAVDLATSAITGGYTLEVYSSNEVLLGTQSFNVEEFVPDRIRVQSKLDKESIQTGETANVQVTATNFFGPPAANRNYELEIQVRRQYFSPEKFEGYNFNLENMSSVFDKNVSQGQTDANGQVSGSYTLTDILKNMGLLQAVFYTTVFDETGRPVSRSSSLNLYTQPVFFGIQREGYYYQPLNTAAKFKLAAVNKGGAATSASAKVQVIKHEYHTNLVKSGGYFRYESQKEDKLMEEKTLSIGNGSSYSYVPRSPGDYEIRVYAPDANTYVSESFYSYGNWGWGNSNSTFEVNNEGHIDIALDKGKNPYFTNETAVVTFKAPFDGRMLVTMETDKIVSYHYVNVEKRTAQLNLPISADHLPNVYVTATLIKPHELTDMPLTVAHGYQNLQVEDKSRKIAVEIEAKKTVRSRTSQEITVKATPGSYVTLSAVDNGVLQVSSFKTPNPYDHFYSKKALQVNGYDIYPLLFPEVRGRLSSTGGDGDLSMEKRVNPMPAKRIKVVSFWSGISKANGSGEAKFNVQVPQFSGEIRLMAVAYKGSSFGAGENTMTVADPVVISTALPRFLSPGDTVTVPVTLSNTTAKAATVSAQLKTDGPLKVLGGTTQSVDLAANSEGRATFRIVADPVMAVSKVRVEVNGMGEKFFDETEISIRPASTLQKVTGSGMVKGGSTQAVQIGLGDFIPSSVDYKLVVSRSPVLEWGKQLEYLVQYPYGCTEQTVSAAFPQLYFGDLVDVMNKKGVAASNANYNVMEAIRKIKMRQVENGALTLWDGEGYPHWWTTVYATHFLLEARKAGFTVENSLLDPMLAYLTNRLRNRETIAYYYNRDQNRKIAPKEVPYSLFVLALAGRSNIPSMNYYKANPDLLAIDGKYLLSAAYAIAGDKKSFTSMLPTAFVGEESVSQAGGSWYSDLRDEGIALNALLEVDPANKQIGVMARHVSDKLKSREWLSTQERSFGFLALGKIARAAAQSDATAEIKVGGKTIAKVDGGNWTGVKAALKGSNIEIVAKGNGQLYYFWEAEGISATGSYKEEDSYLKVRRRFYDRFGKELSGSSFKQNDLIVIGVSLEKSYSGTVENVVITDLLPAGFEIENPRTKEIPGMDWIKDGYSPTALDVRDDRIHFFIDMANNKQTYYYAVRAVSPGYYRMGPVSADAMYKGEYHSYHGARMVRIDDR
- a CDS encoding RNA-binding protein yields the protein MNIYVGNLSWGLKDQDLSNLFAQFGEVSSAKIVTDKFTQRSKGFGFVEMPNDEEAQAAIAQLNGSEVEGRNLVVNESRPKEGGSGGSGGFKKRSFGGGGGGGFRKGGNGGGGGYNRDRGGFRDNY
- the rplI gene encoding 50S ribosomal protein L9: MEVILIQDVDHLGGKNEVVRVRNGYARNYLIPQKKAVEANPGNRKQLDEWLKVQKKKEDAMLAEINNVVAKLSESPLKVGAKTGTSGKIFGSVTSLQLSRAIRDQKGYEIDRKRISINDDVKELGSYKASIDFGGGKTTEVEFEVVAE
- a CDS encoding 30S ribosomal protein S18, which encodes MAKNEIKYLTAIKTDTHVKKYCRFKKYGIRYIDYKDVEFLKKFLNEQGKMLPRRITGNSLKYQRLVGEAIKKARQMALLPYVTDLLK
- the rpsF gene encoding 30S ribosomal protein S6, which translates into the protein MNNYELMVIFTPVLSEEDFKAEQKKYIDFLSNNGGKVVHTNPWGLKSLAYPIQKKTTGLYWVLEYSAPSDFNEKLKIQLLRDDHVLRQLLTKLDKYAVEYNARKRSGVSTGTEKAVEA
- a CDS encoding lamin tail domain-containing protein, producing the protein MRKNYLLSFVLFFLFYFTANAQVVINEVYGGGGNSGATYKNDFIELYNNSSSPVSLTGWSIQYASATGTTWQKTDLTGTIPANGYYLIQEAQGAGGTLDLPTPDVIGTIAMSGTAGKVALVNNTTLLSGCPAAGTYIDLVGFGTTANCFEGGGPTPAPSNTNAVQRNPIGNDTQNNNTDFATALPSPSNISTGGGTASETASVAISANGAEPATNGSFTISLSAAAPTGGITVTYTLSGSASAGLDYTDPQAGTVTIPEGATSFPLVINVLDDANFDPSETVQITLQTVTAPYILGTSTATISIADDEVPPPTPIFLTLAPYTQDFNTLEGVATTGSTVPNGWLFLETGSGANTTYGVGTGSSNAGNTYSFGASGSNERAFGGLQSGSVIPSVGAGIINNTGTTITRLGITFTGEQWRLGTAGRADRLDFQYSLDATNLGTGTWIDVDGLDFISPTQAGTAGALDGNLAANRSLVSVTINGIAIPDGATFHIRWNDFNASGADDGLAIDDVTIEANPVDLTAPAVTTYSPANGSTNVSTNGAASISFNEPVQKGTGTITLRNAGDNSVITSLDVTSASVSVNGNTVTFPLVNLPVNTTIQVEISNGALIDLSSNPYSGTSGNDWTFTTGTTFFAADFNTCTSNLSDGFTQYSVTGAITWACTTFGRDPNNNTGSLANGVQINGFSGGTNVPNVDWLISPAFDLTGTTYPLLSFWSRAAFNGKPLLLKVSTDYTGGDPALATWTDLNGKFPAQASNVWTLSENINLTAYKQANVHIAFVYTSTDDDGARWTLDDLSLLNSPTPPPPSLTLGNRDVLYPFVPAGQTAEKAITFIGNDLTGDVTLDVTGDFLLSKDANSFSSSLTYTQAEANDEVITVYVRFAPGQNNEDFTGLIHISTSGLLDSIGLKGTSIDPATTLEVVNWNIEWFGSTANGPTNENQQQQNVQTILQNIGADVYGLVEVVDENRLAQVVAQMPGYAYVVCDYGSHTNPNAPNPGPLSEAQKEAFVYKTSVFSNITTEPLLTQGINSAADISNPAYNYWASGRFPYMMTADVTLNCITKRMRFILVHAKANTSPTATSYERRKRGADTLYQTLTQLYPEDPIIILGDFNDDLDQSITAGFTTTSWNSFTDDVVNFEAITKPLSLAGKKSTVSYNDVIDHVVVSNDLLPYYIPNSAALLSDVAGLVTNYGSTTTDHYPAFSRYIFRNTTAPTVGSCTATVQFCANGTDTYTVPAFVANDDCDTELIYTYTITGATERSGNANDASGLFNIGVSVINWTATDSWGNSVTCQTTVTVNEAPSVLIPDVYVLPAGTMANTVYIGYAPASTATLNATAAGGTAPYGYSWSTGSTNASIQVSPTTNTQYKVTITDANGCQAMDSLMIQVKNVRGGKRGDKVIICYKPTGVANTLEVFPALVPFWIGQGAVLGSCSENGVPDYLLKVSLAPNPTVNQFRLNIQSNNPTDPIVIRVRDIFGRLVELRQVPAGTTQVFIGQNYHAGLYFIEVIQGPERVVLRGLKLR